In one Candidatus Absconditicoccus praedator genomic region, the following are encoded:
- a CDS encoding glycine--tRNA ligase, with product MDVNLDTISAWAKRKGFVYPGSEIYGGLSNAWDFGPYGVQLKNNIRDLFWKEFVQKRTDVIGLDAQIIMNRTVWQASGHEKGFNDPLMDCKKCKNRFRADKLIEEYIEKSGDTEYPNNWAGEGTPLEDLEDYISQKQIKCPECGALDYTNIRKFNLMFKTHQGVVESDENMLYLRPETCQGIFVDYKNILNTTRMRVPFGVAQIGKAFRNEITPGQFIYRQREFEQMEIEYFVHPDEAKDYYQHWMDESYKRWCDILQIPREKMEARKLPDEEAAHYADSTHDFEFKFPWGWGEVQALNNRTNYDLKNHQEHSGVDLQYSDPKTGERYIPYVIEVSMGLSRTTFVAMANAYDEETYTDPKGNEQSRVVVRFPFDLAPVKYAVLPLMEKNEDMVKKGKEVFAKISDKYLCEFDTSGNIGKRYRRQDEIGTPYCVTIDHQTLEDGTVTIRNRDDMTQQRVKIEDII from the coding sequence ATGGATGTAAACTTAGATACTATATCTGCATGGGCTAAAAGAAAATGATTTGTTTATCCAGGAAGTGAGATTTATTGATGATTATCAAATGCATGGGATTTTGGTCCTTATTGAGTTCAACTAAAAAATAATATTAGAGACCTGTTTTGGAAAGAATTTGTGCAAAAAAGAACTGATGTGATTGGTTTGGATGCTCAAATAATAATGAATAGAACTGTTTGGCAAGCAAGTGGACACGAAAAATGATTTAACGATCCTTTGATGGATTGTAAAAAATGTAAAAACAGATTTAGGGCAGACAAACTTATAGAAGAATATATAGAAAAATCATGAGATACTGAATATCCAAATAATTGGGCTTGAGAATGAACTCCTTTGGAAGATTTGGAAGATTATATTTCTCAAAAACAAATTAAATGTCCAGAATGTGGAGCTTTAGATTATACTAACATTAGGAAATTTAACTTAATGTTTAAAACTCATCAGTGAGTTGTAGAATCAGATGAAAATATGCTTTACCTAAGACCTGAAACTTGTCAGTGAATTTTTGTAGATTACAAAAATATACTTAATACAACAAGGATGAGAGTACCTTTTTGAGTTGCTCAAATTGGTAAAGCTTTTAGAAATGAAATTACTCCAGGACAGTTTATATACAGACAAAGAGAGTTCGAACAAATGGAGATAGAATATTTTGTTCATCCTGATGAAGCAAAAGATTATTATCAACACTGGATGGATGAATCTTATAAACGATGGTGTGATATTCTACAAATTCCTAGAGAAAAAATGGAAGCAAGAAAACTTCCAGATGAAGAAGCAGCTCATTATGCTGATAGTACTCACGATTTTGAGTTTAAATTTCCTTGGGGATGGTGAGAAGTTCAGGCTCTAAACAATAGGACAAACTATGACCTCAAGAATCATCAAGAACATTCATGAGTGGATTTGCAATATTCCGATCCGAAAACATGAGAAAGATATATTCCTTATGTGATAGAAGTTAGTATGTGACTTAGTAGAACAACTTTTGTTGCTATGGCAAATGCTTATGATGAAGAAACTTATACAGACCCTAAATGAAACGAACAAAGTAGGGTAGTGGTAAGATTTCCTTTTGATTTGGCTCCTGTGAAATATGCAGTATTGCCTTTGATGGAAAAAAACGAAGATATGGTAAAAAAATGAAAAGAAGTTTTTGCTAAAATTTCTGATAAGTACCTTTGTGAATTTGATACAAGTGGTAATATATGAAAAAGATATCGTAGACAAGATGAGATAGGAACCCCATACTGTGTTACAATCGATCATCAAACATTAGAAGATGGTACAGTAACTATCAGAAATAGAGATGATATGACTCAACAAAGAGTTAAAATAGAAGATATTATATAA
- a CDS encoding DUF2177 family protein: MEIILLIATFFVGLLTLIVMDYLWLGRIIHDFIRQQFGSLVEVNNGSIKINLFYGLITWAVISIGCLFFATFRGESGLEVLLYGMLFGFVLYFTYDFTSLTFIKNYPLKFAVIDVAWGTVLCGVVSLVSFLFYSFVIGL; this comes from the coding sequence ATGGAAATAATCTTGTTAATAGCTACTTTTTTTGTGGGTTTGCTTACCCTAATCGTTATGGATTATTTATGGCTTTGAAGAATCATACATGATTTCATAAGGCAACAGTTTTGAAGCCTAGTTGAAGTCAATAATGGTAGTATCAAAATCAACTTATTTTATTGACTAATCACATGGGCTGTTATCAGTATATGATGTCTTTTCTTTGCAACATTTAGATGAGAATCTTGACTAGAAGTTTTATTGTATTGAATGCTTTTTGGTTTTGTTTTGTATTTTACTTATGATTTTACATCATTAACTTTTATCAAAAACTATCCCTTGAAGTTTGCAGTAATTGATGTTGCATGGTGAACAGTTTTGTGCTGAGTTGTTTCACTAGTTTCTTTCTTATTTTATAGTTTTGTAATTTGACTATAA
- a CDS encoding pyridoxal phosphate-dependent aminotransferase — protein sequence MKCILQDEEMSLIKKVELEGSKISGVSSLAQGVPWYGVPEPIQEFVMEKIRKGETNRYSIVPGIPELRQQVALRYYKNNSVEVDFENEIVITAGAIQAISSVLLTILEKDEEVMLLDPCYASYDGCIKLSRGNPVYSSLDENLDIDVQDVLSKINSKTKAIIISNPNNPTGSIFTIEKIKQILDAIDGKDIYLILDEVYDEFLYDGNFFESGINLYKKYKKNLILVNSWSKTFGMTGRRVGYFLADSNITKEVLKVHDGLVTCAPVHSQWAALASFEIYDRWIGKVRKELQKRRDYTIQEMNKLSSYIEFGTPKAAYFLFPRFKYTEKDYEECLKILHESKVALVPGSGFGNRGRGHFRICFGRDFDDLSSGIEKLGKYFNK from the coding sequence ATGAAATGTATTCTGCAAGACGAAGAAATGTCTTTGATAAAAAAAGTTGAGCTTGAATGATCAAAAATATCTTGAGTTTCTAGTCTGGCTCAGTGAGTACCTTGGTATTGAGTTCCTGAACCTATCCAAGAATTTGTGATGGAAAAAATAAGAAAATGAGAAACAAACAGGTATAGCATCGTACCTTGAATTCCAGAACTTAGACAACAAGTTGCTTTGAGATACTACAAAAACAATTCTGTAGAAGTAGATTTTGAAAATGAAATAGTAATAACTGCTTGAGCTATACAAGCAATATCTTCTGTACTATTAACAATTCTAGAAAAAGATGAAGAAGTGATGCTCTTGGATCCTTGTTATGCATCTTATGATTGATGTATTAAACTTAGTAGGTGAAATCCAGTATATTCTTCACTTGATGAAAATCTAGATATTGATGTACAAGATGTTTTGAGCAAGATAAATTCAAAAACCAAAGCTATAATTATATCAAACCCAAATAATCCTACTTGATCTATCTTTACTATAGAAAAAATAAAGCAAATATTGGATGCTATAGATTGAAAAGATATTTATCTAATTTTGGATGAGGTGTATGATGAGTTCTTGTATGATGGGAATTTTTTTGAAAGTGGTATTAATTTGTACAAAAAATACAAAAAAAATCTAATACTGGTAAATAGTTGGTCAAAAACATTTGGTATGACATGACGAAGAGTTTGATATTTTTTGGCGGATAGTAATATAACAAAGGAAGTTTTGAAAGTACATGATTGATTAGTAACATGTGCACCTGTACATAGTCAATGGGCTGCATTAGCAAGTTTTGAAATATATGATCGGTGGATTTGAAAAGTAAGAAAAGAATTACAAAAAAGAAGAGATTATACTATTCAAGAAATGAATAAGCTTTCTTCTTATATTGAATTTTGAACTCCTAAGGCTGCTTATTTTTTGTTTCCAAGATTTAAGTATACCGAAAAAGATTATGAAGAATGTTTGAAAATTTTGCATGAATCAAAAGTAGCATTGGTACCTTGAAGTGGTTTTTGAAATAGGGGAAGAGGGCATTTTAGAATTTGTTTTTGAAGAGATTTTGATGATCTGAGTAGTTGAATAGAAAAACTTGGTAAATATTTTAACAAATAG
- a CDS encoding crossover junction endodeoxyribonuclease RuvC — MILGIDPGVRKLGYSLIDKNLNINDAGILLLDQKGPQRLDQFTRILKIYEFFEDIVNNYEINKVGIEKLYFTKFNQSNAEFVYGIRGALISMFIKKEIKIIEYTPIQLKKYITGNSKANKILVQQIIMKIYGLEEMPEYDDAADALGLAYLAMRQN, encoded by the coding sequence ATGATTTTGGGAATTGATCCTGGTGTTAGAAAATTGTGATACTCATTGATAGACAAAAATCTAAATATTAATGATGCTTGAATACTATTACTGGATCAGAAATGACCTCAAAGATTAGATCAGTTTACAAGAATACTGAAAATATATGAATTTTTTGAAGATATTGTTAATAATTATGAAATCAATAAGGTTTGAATAGAGAAATTATATTTCACAAAGTTTAATCAATCCAATGCAGAATTTGTGTATTGAATTAGATGAGCATTGATAAGTATGTTTATCAAAAAAGAAATCAAAATAATAGAATATACTCCTATCCAGTTGAAAAAATATATTACCTGAAACTCCAAAGCCAACAAAATATTGGTACAGCAAATAATAATGAAAATATATTGACTAGAAGAAATGCCTGAGTATGATGATGCAGCTGATGCATTGGGATTGGCTTATTTGGCTATGAGGCAAAATTAA
- a CDS encoding CRISPR-associated endoribonuclease Cas6, which yields MKLDIKFQFEQTQEWSFDSYKLQGLFFNLMREDPNRSFHNLPFGLFCYSNIFPFEKGKDYQPGVDYNITFSSIDQDIINQVYQGVLTYKQLNFGDDNKIHIKNAYVKNQSPLYPGKQIKLVTPVVLSLDEQLIRRYEIPQKPERKGKPLYWKKEMGFEVFIKQLNKNILKKYVYLIKNNYVPKLNDFDQKLLEKFEDIEAFEEIADRSDFFKGYKFKRGALVDFKGGKIAGSLWDFVVGDDRNLNKALKYVSAIGVGERCTAGFGFIK from the coding sequence ATGAAGTTGGATATTAAATTTCAGTTTGAACAAACTCAGGAGTGGAGTTTTGATAGCTACAAATTACAGTGACTTTTTTTCAACCTAATGAGAGAAGATCCCAATAGGAGTTTTCATAACCTGCCTTTTGGGCTTTTTTGTTACTCAAATATTTTTCCTTTTGAGAAATGAAAAGATTATCAGCCCTGAGTAGACTATAATATTACTTTTTCTAGTATTGATCAGGATATTATCAATCAAGTGTATCAGGGAGTGTTAACTTACAAGCAACTAAACTTTGGTGATGATAATAAAATCCATATCAAAAATGCTTATGTGAAAAATCAGTCCCCACTGTATCCGTGAAAACAAATAAAGCTAGTAACACCCGTGGTTCTGAGTCTGGATGAACAGCTTATCAGAAGGTATGAAATACCTCAGAAGCCGGAGAGGAAAGGTAAACCTCTATACTGGAAAAAAGAAATGTGATTTGAGGTTTTTATCAAACAGCTCAATAAAAACATCCTCAAAAAATATGTATATCTTATCAAAAACAATTATGTTCCCAAATTAAATGATTTTGACCAAAAGCTTTTGGAAAAATTTGAGGATATAGAAGCTTTTGAGGAAATAGCAGACAGGAGTGATTTTTTTAAGTGATATAAGTTCAAGAGATGAGCTTTGGTGGATTTCAAATGAGGTAAAATTGCAGGTAGTTTGTGGGATTTTGTGGTTGGAGATGACAGGAATTTGAATAAAGCACTTAAATATGTTTCTGCTATATGAGTAGGAGAGAGGTGTACTGCAGGTTTTGGGTTTATTAAGTAA
- a CDS encoding TM1802 family CRISPR-associated protein codes for MLKELKDIGEYVNTIKSPVESFITVPRGDFYIISLNFDGEKFVFESNIKEGDIKDLIGMCYKPGKGRVKPIFPNSYIGVDENGKFAQLKKDDLISVISKLKEDHKFFQNLEEKFRNTSIEEVENSQLIKQKIQDLPSKDQNKKPTTKIFTIKISKNLIKSYGLTPLRTEEFVYLGDIQEFQDIFVAKNKGEGSEIVSGFCHVCEKTKDNLIDFYKSKGVGFPYKFYNLDKPGFTYNLDPKNGYKSFGVCQECYDKIQSGYSYFKENLQKNILGEYCYIFPSIFFEKNNKVFEIIEKYDNKNLSSIESNIKDRINANATSSKGLDSMEPLFVYGESSDQKEISEEKFVKLNIIFGHIDPANSDRLQINYFLRDILPSRLGKYYKSNMFLLKRSNSYMDYMKKLLGEKNISGNLYEKMPELHLYPSYQKNENIWNLKNFFETEGIQEYYKFLDKYLHNKGYLSDDLFKIIYKKLYKDYVDKYLNSKDGNLFFSILQVYLVHIYFLENNLLDTKLQEMNTISFDTQNERLLNLQDYFNQFEIFNSYDKIYASLIGLYVKLLLEKQQNEIGSNPFITRINFEDLDYDGLLKLLNETRSKFNKYAEKKFNYYPSLYGLILQISMKGLDKNLSRDEIVYYFGIGMEILPKIYFQQEESKKEAQEEYNYI; via the coding sequence ATGCTAAAAGAATTAAAGGATATAGGAGAGTATGTAAATACAATTAAATCACCTGTAGAAAGTTTCATAACTGTTCCTAGAGGAGATTTTTATATAATCAGTTTGAATTTTGATTGAGAAAAATTTGTATTTGAGTCCAATATAAAAGAGTGAGATATAAAAGATTTGATCTGAATGTGTTATAAACCCTGAAAATGAAGAGTTAAACCTATTTTTCCTAATTCTTATATAGGAGTGGACGAGAACTGAAAATTTGCTCAACTTAAAAAAGACGATTTAATATCTGTTATCTCTAAATTAAAAGAAGATCATAAATTTTTCCAAAATCTGGAAGAAAAATTTAGAAATACATCAATAGAAGAAGTTGAAAATTCCCAGTTGATAAAACAAAAAATTCAGGATCTTCCTTCAAAGGATCAAAATAAAAAGCCTACTACAAAAATTTTTACAATAAAAATCTCAAAGAATCTTATAAAAAGCTATTGATTAACACCATTAAGAACAGAAGAATTTGTATATTTAGGAGATATACAGGAATTTCAGGATATATTTGTAGCCAAAAATAAATGAGAAGGATCAGAAATTGTTTCTGGTTTTTGTCATGTTTGTGAAAAGACAAAAGATAATTTAATAGATTTTTATAAAAGTAAATGAGTTTGATTTCCTTATAAATTTTATAATCTGGATAAACCTTGATTTACTTATAATCTTGATCCCAAAAATGGGTATAAATCTTTTGGAGTTTGTCAGGAATGTTATGATAAGATCCAGTCTGGGTATTCTTATTTTAAAGAAAATTTACAAAAAAATATTTTAGGTGAGTATTGTTATATATTTCCATCTATTTTTTTTGAGAAAAACAACAAGGTTTTTGAAATAATAGAAAAATATGATAATAAAAACTTGTCTTCAATAGAAAGTAATATTAAAGATAGAATAAATGCAAATGCTACTTCTTCAAAAGGTTTAGATAGTATGGAACCTTTGTTTGTATACTGAGAATCTAGTGATCAAAAAGAAATATCAGAAGAAAAATTTGTAAAACTTAATATAATTTTTGGTCATATTGATCCTGCGAATTCAGATAGATTGCAAATTAATTATTTTTTGAGAGATATACTACCATCTAGGCTTGGAAAATATTATAAATCTAATATGTTTCTTTTGAAAAGAAGTAATAGTTATATGGATTATATGAAAAAGCTTCTTGGTGAAAAAAATATCAGTTGAAATCTATATGAAAAGATGCCAGAACTTCATCTTTATCCAAGTTATCAAAAAAATGAAAATATATGGAATCTTAAGAACTTTTTTGAAACAGAAGGTATACAGGAATATTATAAATTTCTTGATAAATATCTTCACAATAAAGGATATTTGTCTGATGATTTGTTTAAAATAATTTATAAAAAACTTTATAAAGATTATGTGGATAAATACCTAAATTCAAAAGATGGGAATCTTTTTTTTAGTATACTACAGGTGTATCTTGTCCATATTTACTTCCTAGAAAATAATCTTTTAGATACTAAACTACAGGAAATGAATACTATAAGTTTTGACACTCAAAATGAAAGACTGTTGAATTTGCAGGATTATTTTAATCAGTTTGAAATATTTAACAGTTATGATAAAATATATGCAAGTTTGATAGGATTGTATGTAAAGCTTTTGCTGGAAAAACAGCAAAATGAAATAGGGAGTAATCCATTCATTACCAGGATAAATTTTGAAGATTTGGATTATGATGGATTGTTAAAACTTCTGAATGAAACAAGAAGCAAATTTAACAAGTATGCAGAAAAAAAGTTTAATTATTATCCTTCTCTTTATTGATTGATATTACAAATAAGTATGAAAGGTTTGGATAAAAATTTATCCAGAGATGAAATAGTTTATTACTTTGGAATATGAATGGAAATATTACCAAAAATATACTTCCAGCAAGAAGAATCCAAAAAGGAAGCTCAAGAAGAATATAATTATATTTAG
- a CDS encoding nucleotidyltransferase family protein, with amino-acid sequence MNDEDKINKVLEQNLDKDRYCWFLFGSRAEGTYNKRSDYDIGVIGDQPLEFRSYLKLRRELDESVGKKVDLVDFAKVDNQFKNLALKHIQIWNQPKNLIIKQNS; translated from the coding sequence ATGAATGATGAAGATAAAATAAATAAAGTTCTGGAGCAAAATCTTGACAAAGATAGATACTGTTGGTTTTTGTTTGGCTCCAGAGCAGAATGAACATATAATAAAAGATCTGATTATGATATAGGTGTCATAGGAGATCAGCCACTTGAGTTTAGAAGTTATCTCAAACTAAGAAGAGAACTTGACGAAAGTGTTGGCAAAAAGGTGGATTTGGTGGATTTTGCAAAAGTGGATAATCAATTCAAAAATTTAGCATTAAAACATATTCAGATATGGAACCAACCCAAAAATTTAATTATAAAGCAAAACAGTTAG
- a CDS encoding HI0074 family nucleotidyltransferase substrate-binding subunit produces the protein MEPTQKFNYKAKQLEKAYKRLEDAVSQERNEFVQDSVIQRYEFTFELFWKVGKFYLEIQGIQVNSPRAVMKSLYEIGVIDDVDLFLDMMEVRNLSSHIYDEEKSNEIYDFITKNYQHLYNAYKNMEI, from the coding sequence ATGGAACCAACCCAAAAATTTAATTATAAAGCAAAACAGTTAGAAAAAGCTTATAAAAGGCTTGAAGATGCTGTAAGTCAGGAAAGGAATGAATTTGTACAAGATAGTGTAATTCAAAGATATGAGTTTACATTTGAATTATTCTGGAAAGTAGGGAAGTTTTATCTTGAAATTCAGTGAATTCAGGTAAACTCTCCTAGAGCGGTAATGAAAAGTTTATATGAAATAGGGGTTATAGATGATGTAGATTTATTCCTTGATATGATGGAAGTTAGGAATCTAAGTTCTCATATATATGATGAAGAAAAGTCAAATGAGATTTATGATTTTATAACTAAAAATTATCAGCATTTGTACAATGCTTACAAAAATATGGAAATATAA
- the cas7b gene encoding type I-B CRISPR-associated protein Cas7/Csh2: MAINNRHELVFIYDSRFANPNGDPLENDELRMIHDKLYVTDVRLKRTIRDYWDQIGENVFVKEELKDNQDVKSIKDRLSDEGINDKKATKEDIQKFKEKFVDVRAFGSAILTKITGPVQFNFGESMHDVDQVRVQGTTVFSSGESKGQGTFTEMFVVPYSIIAFHGIVNEKASSSTNFEEEDFNSLKNGLWDGTKNLLTRSKFEQMPRILVDVKFKEGVNTHIGELDKYIKFVPNNKIRDSKALNDISKGYFEFGEFVERVEDYKDKIDSIDIKIDKRASIQNLESQEIDLRVEKV; encoded by the coding sequence ATGGCTATAAACAACAGACACGAATTAGTATTTATCTATGATAGTAGATTTGCAAATCCAAATGGTGATCCTTTGGAGAACGATGAGCTTAGAATGATACATGATAAACTTTATGTTACAGATGTTAGATTGAAAAGAACTATTAGAGATTATTGGGATCAAATCTGAGAAAATGTTTTTGTAAAAGAAGAATTAAAAGACAATCAGGATGTTAAAAGTATAAAAGATAGGCTAAGCGATGAATGAATTAATGATAAAAAAGCTACGAAAGAAGATATTCAGAAGTTCAAAGAAAAGTTTGTTGATGTAAGAGCTTTTGGAAGTGCTATATTAACTAAAATTACCTGACCTGTACAATTTAATTTTGGTGAGAGTATGCACGATGTAGATCAGGTAAGAGTTCAATGAACTACAGTTTTTAGTTCGTGAGAAAGTAAAGGGCAAGGTACATTTACAGAAATGTTTGTTGTACCTTATAGTATTATAGCTTTTCATTGAATAGTTAATGAAAAAGCAAGTAGTTCAACTAATTTTGAAGAAGAAGATTTTAACTCATTAAAAAATTGACTTTGGGATGGTACCAAGAATTTGCTTACAAGAAGTAAATTTGAACAAATGCCAAGAATACTTGTAGATGTTAAATTCAAAGAGTGAGTTAATACTCATATATGAGAACTTGATAAGTATATAAAATTTGTGCCAAACAACAAAATAAGAGACTCCAAAGCACTTAATGATATTAGTAAATGATATTTTGAATTTGGAGAGTTTGTTGAGAGAGTAGAGGACTACAAAGATAAAATTGACTCTATAGACATAAAAATAGACAAAAGGGCTTCTATCCAAAATCTTGAATCCCAAGAAATAGATTTAAGAGTTGAAAAAGTATAA
- the cas5b gene encoding type I-B CRISPR-associated protein Cas5b, whose product MNVLAFKISGKFAHFRRFYTTTSPLTFQIPPFTAVKGILGAILGLEKDSNNESMNTAKIGVKLNNSVSNKKMFGMNFLDTKRGSGHIQVRLETIINPSYTIYIADEGFEYYQKLKNNLEQNYRYYTTYLGISEFIANIQYMGEQNTVSFENKENVYINSLVPEEYFEEGKNISLEEGVPFEFEKVPFQMDNQRNVLSLKEFLFVPDGTAIKLKKASCIDFNGENIILC is encoded by the coding sequence ATGAATGTATTGGCCTTCAAAATATCAGGAAAGTTTGCTCATTTCCGTAGATTCTATACAACTACATCTCCTCTGACCTTCCAAATACCTCCCTTTACAGCTGTCAAAGGTATTTTGGGAGCAATTTTGGGATTGGAAAAAGATAGTAATAACGAGAGTATGAATACTGCAAAAATTTGAGTCAAACTAAACAATAGTGTTTCAAACAAGAAAATGTTTGGAATGAATTTTTTGGACACCAAAAGATGATCTGGTCATATCCAAGTAAGATTAGAAACAATTATAAACCCAAGTTATACAATATATATTGCTGATGAATGATTTGAATACTATCAAAAGCTAAAAAACAATCTTGAGCAAAACTACCGATATTATACTACTTATCTTGGTATTAGTGAGTTTATTGCCAATATCCAGTATATGTGAGAGCAAAATACTGTTTCTTTTGAGAACAAAGAAAATGTATATATAAATAGTTTGGTTCCCGAAGAGTATTTTGAAGAAGGTAAAAACATATCTTTGGAGGAGTGAGTGCCATTTGAGTTTGAAAAAGTTCCTTTCCAGATGGATAATCAAAGAAATGTATTGTCATTGAAAGAGTTTTTGTTTGTTCCAGATGGAACTGCTATCAAACTTAAAAAAGCTTCTTGTATTGATTTTAATGGAGAAAATATAATCTTATGTTAG